One Pocillopora verrucosa isolate sample1 chromosome 10, ASM3666991v2, whole genome shotgun sequence genomic window carries:
- the LOC131791763 gene encoding titin homolog isoform X1 — protein MDPASGGLSLSSTTSSKRLLTSKQKAPLPPPKALKCDPEEVEILKDDIHHSFSASQGKTLLKQSHNQAKEPQAVLFKKIDGQEQEQSKTVEEQKVLLSHAGDKLLATFYGMLYTKDSTERDWKLEVDGFIPICFVQVQGNANKPFRIIAVEKSSRIMDYQVNTNTTCARSSTFVKWQDGLSMFGVRFGREDQAEQFLTTVKRMASTVSKTALLLKQPERKAIIEKMSDPASSNIHHTKVSLMIKLPDKQTTVLSVPGLLTMSELFEEICEKEHLNPAEHQLSLPRTGGRKVTFDSGTAVGSLKIREVAIIRTGASDSSAGNVEVEDESVEELLDTKGEESKILQFILPSGIKKSYCVSVDTTVKQLVTSVCSRENLNPRHHSLQYIDFKHEFIDAGSTVNEIEVKQVRLMDKRALRRNSGNTLTITKSSVTDDDTTSNDPLNNTHLRKSCGDEMEADNFTLSERDRENKILSPPRSKSLEVLSDHKHENTQEHSPSNGCVPPSMKRVTNQHSSTNKPPVRPQPFGSSKSVTPLKNQTGNVSNDALKELPLSPLKRSDIMYASSPELSVCSSKSDDSPEFDGNIKTSTPDTKRRRRAPPPPRPAAPKALFSENKTNIHGNGAAVKTTPSSMASSTTFQVSAANDGKLKPSHKKRPAPPRPDRPPPPQPAPRLTKKGSQGGKDVSEDKREKDASVHLEQNKGITQRPDRVQLSLNLKTHRSDNQEEDEVDNWRGVPVFIPPPPPDELPPPLDECETPVGPLTDLEADILEGAAVTDGFPVTMNGFIGMHEIGMFAANGVNDARAQAIQAGPDEEQESKDHSTTKAKPEVSLAPVPEQEAFPVVPPPPLYSEPESSLDAKQLNADKTPRVPPAVVSNSGFVDVPPPVIEAQTVRTISENDVKNHNSGFDQGPESITITPPLDQANDFPLGHREDPDSGSSLDMVSTIPPPADFETWPLTPPCQFANPTVAPPEEFVNSEEIKKEEGQPKEEKFQKKLYINEGLFPWMDETQAPFNATIPSEVSKDTENGWVVVDVNTKENTPVDENHSEYSVDKEAVETKTVTSVSDVLHTSIAQERVDNHGGVSTAPEIIEKTEKTPVTEKQSLGPQRSVFCDKNKDMLTSRAIDMKESGQVETNEVIVTNLSSKQGEHSGSKQFSNTIIKPVKPEGGSVSISKETEIQVEAGVNAQQYSLPPRTQDVKQELSAEPAKPALQVKPTKPELQVKAEKPAVTEKPVTIIQEAEVKVAPAAVNLHTELARPDPQVERGNFDHAKPEKPEIKAKPVQPIKEAEGAFDFRRNTRAEAAKQELDVSLKQLKENALNSEKPEAPAKPSHLVKDNDFNPDAVVVKVESPVIPEKRQSNMKPTAFVTEAEFKVDTRQVGPLSINSSVEVSRPNINVPPVEQDQQVKPELLEQVETFPIEEVITQQSKPEVQMCFTSFKEDQDDHPTDPPQSMRNGVASVVRQVVTAQETPVKTVSTERKEMVEEVLVTPETKLVSSPDDKLKDLETKLQKLDEETVPSSPNFNKLENKALPTPYKDATPAVQTKDPFSEDIIVSEMKKVESSDYEYYEALFKMETTEKSTGEVKTVQPVQKVNVVPERQPSIQGSSTTHVNPNSELSLDLTSFRQSPELPRPPSSSPPATSPRGSTLPSPVALSSDRSTDSGFSPSEEPKGPASPDTKMFGVNSLSTSGTVAVQAQTVIASDTLSEERHPKSAQAFSATQTDVQVDTGSVQIAKPHITKRPVDVSSKLQRPLSMPAGIVTGDLKSQVVQVKGKTTEPQSRKSSSSYSSDGFSPSPGTSPVDSSKTEPADLPKPPPFTVPPLRRYSDLTADLSFISSAAKAAEKSNVSEVKAEVSAKPPNLLLRRNPDTAVERPRSWMGPGTDTTKKKPMMWGSAFKPVSFDAQGKKGIRPIEFQVKSFSPSPLAPKQSTSPSTSYVDSATSVHSTISVTEKVRSNTELEETSKPAPPVPSKPAVAKPSAVRVSSLPQGELSSHQRGKPDPKLERSVSTPETKKTEPGATKYEIVYSSKHSTSQSSSKDLEDTTDGGSRSDLPSPAKLRDQTSGPSGVTRGRPRSTILTGSNFNIISADEKLPRGTVGSDTNKPATIQPKGLFWTQAKHQTNEQNKPLLQAPTTVKPPPSAKTAAGADTKPLPAVAMRTKAGNYDPTKRHSLPSYVIEGADGKQSSIKKSGKGEAKFHFIVKEADTDTTVVPRGVVAAMKALREQKETSQGELNLEPTQLV, from the exons ATGGACCCTGCTTCTGGGGGCCTCTCGCTATCTTCAACCACAAGTTCGAAACG GTTGCtcacttcaaaacaaaaagctcCTCTCCCACCCCCGAAGGCCTTAAAATGTGATCCAGAAGAGGTTGAGATCCTAAAGGATGATATTCATCACAGTTTTAGTGCATCTCAGGGCAAAACATTGCTGAAACAATCACACAACCAAGCCAAAGAACCACAAgctgttttgtttaagaaaattgaTGGCCAAGAACAAGAGCAAAGTAAAACTGTGGAGGAGCAGAAAGTGTTGCTTTCTCATGCTGGAGACAAACTTTTAGCAACATTTTATGGAATGCTTTACACAAAAGATAGCACTGAAAGAGACTGGAAACTTGAAGTGGATGGATTTATTCCTATTTGCTTTGTGCAGGTTCAGGGAAATGCAAACAAGCCATTTAGAATTATTGCTGTTGAGAAATCAAGTAGA atAATGGATTACCAAGTGAATACAAATACAACTTGTGCAAGGAGCTCAACATTTGTCAAATGGCAGGATGGTTTATCAATGTTTGGTGTACGTTTTGGGAGAGAAGATCAAGCTGAACAG tttttaacCACAGTGAAACGAATGGCTTCTACTGTGAGCAAGACAGCACTACTATTGAAACAGCCAGAAAGAAAG GCTATCATAGAAAAGATGTCTGATCCTGCATCAAGTAACATTCATCATACAAAAGTGTCACTTATGATCAAACTACCAGATAAACAAACCACAGTTCTGTCTGTTCCTGGACT ACTAACAATGAGTGAATTATTTGAAGAGATATGTGAAAAAGAACATCTGAATCCTGCTGAGCATCAGTTGTCTTTGCCAAGGACAGGAGGAAGAAAAGTCACATTTGATTCTGGTACAGCTGTAGGGTCTTTGAAGATCAGGGAAGTTGCAATAATTAGAACGGGGGCGTCAGACAGCAGTGCTGGAAATGTAGAGGTTGAGGATGAATCAGTAGAAGAATTACTTGATACCAAAGGAGAAGAg AGTAAAATTCTCCAATTTATTCTTCCAAGTGGAATAAAGAAGTCTTATTGTGTGTCTGTTGACACGACTGTGAAGCAACTAGTGACGAGTGTCTGTTCACGTGAAAATCTCAACCCTCGACATCACTCTCTGCAGTATATAGACTTTAAACATGAATTCATTGATGCAGGCAGCACTGTTAATGAAATTGAAGTCAAACAAGTCAGATTAATGGATAAAAGAG CGTTAAGGCGTAACAGCGGTAACACCCTCACAATAACCAAGAGCTCTGTAACTGATGATGACACCACATCTAATGACCCTCTTAACAACACTC ATTTGAGGAAAAGCTGTGGTGATGAAATGGAAGCAGATAATTTTACACTAAGCGAGAGAGACAGGGAAAACAAGATTTTATCGCCGCCAAGAAGCAAGTCCTTAGAAGTACTTTCCGATCATAAACACGAG AATACACAAGAGCACTCACCGTCTAATGGTTGTGTTCCGCCCTCGATGAAACGAGTGACTAATCAACATTCCAGCACGAATAAGCCGCCAGTACGACCGCAACCATTTGGGTCTTCCAAATCAGTGACTCCTCTCAAAAACCAGACTGGTAACGTGTCAAACGATGCACTTAAAGAGCTCCCCTTAAGCCCTTTGAAGAGGAGCGATATAATGTACGCTTCTTCTCCGGAACTGAGCGTCTGCTCTTCAAAATCGGACGATTCTCCAGAATTTGATGGTAACATTAAGACGTCAACGCCAGATACAAAACGCAGGCGCAGAGCCCCCCCTCCTCCGCGCCCCGCCGCTCCTAAGGCGcttttctctgaaaataaaacgAATATCCACGGCAATGGCGCTGCTGTGAAGACGACCCCTTCTTCAATGGCAAGTTCCACCACGTTTCAAGTCTCGGCCGCAAATGATGGTAAACTGAAACCGAGTCACAAGAAAAGACCTGCCCCTCCTAGGCCCGACAGGCCCCCTCCCCCTCAGCCGGCGCCTAGATTAACTAAGAAGGGGTCTCAGGGTGGAAAAGACGTATCGGAAGACAAAAGAGAGAAGGACGCGAGCGTTCACTTGGAACAAAACAAGGGAATCACACAGAGGCCAGATCGTGTGCAATTGTCACTGAATCTGAAAACACATCGATCTGACAATCAAGAAGAAGATGAGGTGGATAACTGGAGAGGTGTGCCTGTTTTTATCCCTCCTCCCCCACCAGACGAGTTACCGCCTCCCCTTGACGAGTGTGAAACCCCTGTTGGACCTCTGACTGATCTTGAAGCTGACATATTGGAAG GGGCTGCGGTCACTGATGGCTTTCCTGTGACAATGAACGGTTTCATTGGAATGCATGAAATTGGAATGTTCGCTGCTAACGGTGTCAATGATGCGCGGGCTCAAGCTATTCAGGCAGGACCTGACGAAGAGCAGGAGAGTAAAGATCATTCGACGACAAAGGCAAAACCTGAAGTTTCATTAGCGCCTGTTCCTGAGCAAGAGGCATTCCCTGTAGTTCCACCTCCACCGCTTTATTCCGAGCCTGAGTCTTCACTGGACGCCAAGCAGCTCAACGCCGACAAAACTCCACGGGTACCCCCAGCGGTGGTTTCTAATTCAGGTTTCGTTGACGTCCCTCCTCCCGTAATTGAAGCTCAGACAGTGAGAACGATCTCGGAGAATGACGTCAAGAATCACAATTCAGGGTTCGATCAGGGCCCCGAGAGCATTACCATAACTCCTCCTTTAGATCAGGCGAATGATTTTCCTTTAGGGCACAGAGAGGATCCTGACTCTGGGTCTAGTTTGGATATGGTTAGTACCATTCCACCACCGGCGGATTTTGAAACATGGCCACTAACCCCTCCCTGTCAGTTTGCTAATCCTACGGTGGCACCCCCTGAGGAGTTCGTAAATTcggaagaaattaaaaaggaagaaGGGCAGCCTAAGGAAGAAAAGTTTCAGAAGAAACTTTACATTAATGAAGGTTTGTTTCCCTGGATGGACGAAACGCAAGCACCTTTTAATGCTACAATACCTTCAGAGGTATCCAAGGACACAGAGAATGGGTGGGTGGTTGTTGACgtaaatacaaaagaaaatacCCCTGTGGATGAAAATCATTCGGAGTATTCCGTTGATAAGGAGGCTGTGGAGACAAAAACTGTAACAAGTGTTAGTGATGTTCTTCATACATCAATAGCTCAAGAGAGAGTCGATAATCACGGTGGTGTTTCAACAGCTCCAGAAATTAtcgagaaaacagaaaaaacaccGGTGACTGAGAAGCAAAGTTTGGGACCGCAGAGGAGTGTATTCTGTGATAAGAACAAAGACATGCTCACATCACGAGCTATTGACATGAAGGAATCAGGCCAAGTCGAAACCAACGAAGTCATCGTTACAAATTTGAGCTCTAAACAAGGTGAACATTCTGGATCGAAACAGTTTTCAAACACGATTATAAAACCGGTTAAACCAGAAGGGGGGTCGGTTTCTATTTCCAAAGAAACAGAAATCCAAGTTGAGGCCGGAGTGAACGCACAACAATATTCGCTGCCACCGCGGACACAAGATGTAAAGCAAGAGTTATCAGCTGAACCTGCAAAACCTGCTCTTCAAGTTAAACCTACAAAACCAGAACTACAGGTTAAAGCTGAAAAGCCAGCCGTAACAGAAAAGCCAGTGACTATAATCCAAGAAGCAGAAGTTAAAGTTGCGCCGGCAGCAGTCAATCTTCATACCGAACTTGCGAGGCCAGACCCACAAGTAGAGCGTGGAAATTTTGATCATGCCAAACCTGAAAAACCAGAAATTAAAGCCAAACCAGTCCAGCCGATCAAAGAGGCCGAGGGTGCATTTGATTTCCGGAGGAATACCCGCGCAGAAGCTGCAAAACAGGAACTAGATGTCAGCCTGAAACAATTAAAGGAAAATGCTCTTAACTCCGAAAAGCCGGAAGCACCAGCTAAGCCAAGTCACCTTGTGAAAGATAATGATTTTAATCCCGACGCAGTTGTTGTAAAGGTAGAGTCACCCGTGATACCGGAAAAACGTCAATCAAACATGAAGCCAACTGCGTTTGTCACAGAAGCAGAATTCAAAGTCGACACTCGACAGGTTGGACCCTTGTCAATCAATTCATCCGTAGAGGTTTCGAGGCCGAATATAAACGTTCCGCCAGTTGAACAGGATCAGCAAGTTAAACCTGAATTACTAGAGCAAGTGGAAACATTTCCTATTGAAGAGGTCATTACTCAGCAGTCAAAACCGGAAGTTCAAATGTGTTTTACCTCTTTTAAAGAGGATCAGGATGACCATCCGACTGACCCTCCACAGAGCATGCGCAACGGGGTAGCTTCTGTGGTGCGACAAGTTGTAACTGCTCAAGAAACCCCAGTCAAAACTGTATcaacagaaaggaaagaaatggtCGAAGAAGTCCTTGTTACTCCAGAAACCAAACTTGTCTCCTCTCCTGATGATAAGCTCAAAGATTTAGAGACAAAACTACAGAAGCTAGATGAAGAGACGGTGCCCTCTTCCCCTAACTTCAACAAGTTAGAGAACAAGGCACTTCCTACACCTTATAAGGACGCAACTCCCGCAGTCCAAACTAAGGACCCCTTCTCCGAAGATATTATCGTGTCTGAGATGAAAAAAGTAGAGTCGTCAGATTACGAGTATTATGAAGCGCTCTTCAAGATggaaacaactgaaaaatcTACCGGTGAAGTAAAAACCGTGCAGCCGGTGCAGAAGGTTAACGTCGTCCCAGAGAGGCAACCATCTATTCAGGGTAGTTCTACGACACACGTGAACCCCAATTCTGAGCTCAGCTTGGACTTGACATCCTTCAGACAATCTCCTGAACTACCGCGCCCCCCGTCATCATCTCCGCCAGCCACTTCACCGCGTGGGTCCACTTTGCCTTCCCCTGTTGCATTAAGCAGCGATCGATCAACTGACTCTGGATTTTCGCCGTCTGAGGAGCCCAAAGGTCCAGCTTCACCGGATACGAAAATGTTCGGAGTCAACTCGCTTTCTACCTCAGGCACAGTGGCCGTCCAGGCGCAAACGGTAATTGCCTCGGATACATTGAGTGAAGAACGACACCCAAAGTCTGCACAGGCATTTTCTGCGACACAAACGGATGTACAAGTGGATACTGGGTCTGTACAAATAGCCAAGCCGCACATTACAAAGCGTCCTGTAGACGTTTCTTCTAAACTTCAGCGACCACTGAGTATGCCAGCAGGTATTGTAACCGGAGATCTCAAAAGCCAAGTTGTTCAAGTCAAGGGCAAAACAACAGAACCCCAATCAAGAAAATCTAGTTCCTCTTACTCCTCTGATGGTTTCTCGCCATCTCCTGGAACATCCCCAGTTGACAGCTCCAAAACTGAACCCGCGGACCTTCCCAAACCACCACCCTTTACTGTTCCTCCTCTCCGACGCTACTCCGATCTTACAGCTGACCTTAGTTTCATTTCATCTGCGGCCAAGGCAGCAGAGAAATCAAACGTGTCTGAAGTCAAAGCGGAAGTCTCCGCGAAGCCACCGAATCTGTTGCTGAGGCGAAATCCAGATACAGCTGTGGAGAGGCCACGGAGCTGGATGGGGCCTGGAACCGACACCACCAAGAAGAAGCCCATGATGTGGGGGTCGGCATTCAAACCTGTGTCGTTTGATGCGCAAGGTAAAAAGGGCATTCGTCCGATTGAATTTCAAGTGAAGTCCTTTTCACCATCACCCTTAGCTCCAAAACAATCAACTTCCCCATCTACATCGTATGTAGACTCCGCAACCTCAGTTCATAGCACGATTTCAGTGACAGAGAAAGTGAGAAGTAATACTGAACTCGAGGAGACTTCAAAGCCAGCACCACCTGTCCCAAGTAAGCCTGCTGTGGCGAAACCCTCAGCTGTCAGAGTTTCGTCGTTACCGCAAGGAGAATTGTCCTCTCATCAACGTGGTAAACCTGACCCTAAGTTGGAAAGATCAGTTAGTACTCCAgagacaaagaaaacagaacCTGGTGCAACTAAATATGAGATAGTCTACTCATCCAAACATTCCACATCACAAAGCAGTTCCAAAGATCTTGAAGACACAACAGATGGTGGTTCACGTTCGGATTTGCCAAGCCCTGCTAAATTGCGTGACCAAACAAGTGGTCCGAGCGGAGTCACGCGAGGCAGGCCTCGCTCTACAATCTTAACTGGGTCCAATTTCAACATTATCTCAGCTGATGAAAAACTTCCACGTGGAACGGTTGGTTCAGATACTAATAAGCCTGCCACTATTCAACCGAAGGGTTTGTTTTGGACACAAGCTAAGCACCAGACGAATGAACAAAACAAGCCCTTATTGCAAGCTCCAACTACAGTTAAACCGCCACCATCCGCGAAAACAGCTGCAGGAGCTGACACCAAACCACTCCCAGCAGTAGCGATGAGAACCAAAGCAGGGAATTACGACCCTACCAAAAGGCATTCTCTTCCCAGTTACGTGATTGAGGGAGCCGATGGAAAACAATCGAGTATCAAGAAAAGTGGTAAAGGAGAGGCTAAG tTCCATTTCATCGTGAAGGAAGCAGACACTGATACAACTGTAGTTCCTCGAGGAGTTGTAGCAGCAATGAAAGCCTTGAGAGAGCAAAAAGAAACATCACAAG GTGAGCTGAATCTTGAGCCGACACAATTGGTTTAA